In Bradysia coprophila strain Holo2 unplaced genomic scaffold, BU_Bcop_v1 contig_350, whole genome shotgun sequence, a genomic segment contains:
- the LOC119080350 gene encoding DNA replication factor Cdt1 encodes MAQPSVTQYFNSRKRSAADDVCTRKSKIIHLEDGGHDNQANFLNDKKVLLNELTTIEPKASPRLHANTKNKTVSGLIADGRKTIATRRRSCIKRSDPQKAESNQPKIVRFTLAGALSPKKKQKDEAKLSAVFGNLENVVRKEVDLHTPTKEQQLAEAKAEQDKQAVLNMSLGDIKKKIIKSDRLKDLKESLNKLRSMEETRQKCIKQNGSVSSNFERDPALPPVTQKIDGTLGGNLKKFDHIELEVLSSPKKGLCTPTKPMLASPFADGRSKELMSPVTPRRLFSPTKESPSKTLPAYQRFQSLTESGRPTLQLPYKYRCLAETFKCVDTVCSMFFNRREAITMKKLKPAVQRMMRKNFSETSLAQINHLYPEAYKFSQKKTSNPGSLTKYDYYQLVIIPNVTESSATVTNTTNNDDIIKSGQQKSMNPQVMIERQQHFHKLLLDIVKAEHNKFLQNLNPPMNINPDKVTRWHPEFDLQSCPDVAQRELPQPPNVEKFSSAKDILSTARNLFDCATPKERMMQRYEAKQKLEKKPELVEPKAYDPVATVLKGVPKSLIERIRARQAAKALDSMTRRPSQDQESNNFARLPDLARHIRNIFVTESKGVLDLDFVLTKLENSYRERIPRNDMKDLLQLLAKETPTNWLTFPHLRDRDFLKVNKSVDLSEIIKQLEAKAEEKR; translated from the exons ATGGCGCAGCCATCGGTGACACAGTATTTCAATTCACGTAAGCGTTCAGCCGCCGACGATGTGTGTAcgagaaaaagtaaaataatccATTTGGAAGACGGCGGCCACGACAACCAAgcaaattttcttaatgacAAAAAAGTCTTGTTGAACGAATTGACGACCATCGAACCGAAGGCTTCACCACGCTTACATGCCAAtactaaaaacaaaactgtgTCGGGCTTGATTGCCGACGGTCGAAAAACCATAGCAACTAGACGACGATCTTGCATTAAGCGATCCGATCCACAGAAGGCTGAATCCAATCAACCAAAAATCGTTCGATTCACACTTGCTGGCGCTCTGTCGCCCAAGAAAAAGCAAAAAGATGAAGCCAAATTGTCGGCTGTGTTTGGGAACTTGGAAAATGTTGTTCGCAAGGAAGTGGACTTGCATACACCGACTAAGGAACAGCAATTGGCTGAAGCGAAAGCCGAACAGGACAAACAAGCCGTGTTGAATATGTCGCTCGGAgacattaaaaagaaaattatcaaGAGCGACCGATTGAAAGACCTTAAAGAGTCACTGAACAAACTGCGGTCAATGGAGGAAACCCGACAGAAGTGCATCAAACAGAATGGATCAGTGTCTAGTAACTTCGAACGAGACCCAGCGTTGCCGCCAGTGACACAAAAAATCGATGGAACGTTAGGAGggaatttgaagaaattcgaTCACATCGAATTGGAAGTACTTTCCAG CCCGAAAAAAGGATTATGCACTCCGACCAAGCCAATGCTTGCATCGCCTTTCGCCGATGGTCGAAGCAAAGAATTGATGTCACCGGTTACACCGCGACGATTGTTCAGCCCAACCAAAGAATCGCCATCGAAAACGTTGCCAGCCTACCAACGATTCCAATCGCTAACGGAAAGTGGTCGTCCCACGCTTCAATTGCCATACAAGTATCGCTGTTTGGCCGAAACGTTCAAATGTGTCGACACCGTGTGCTCGATGTTTTTCAATCGACGCGAAGCGATTACCATGAAAAAGCTGAAACCAGCTGTTCAACGCATGATGCGAAAGAATTTCTCCGAAACGTCACTGGCTCAAATCAACCATTTGTATCCCGAAGCCTATAAATTTTCCCAGAAGAAAACGTCGAATCCGGGTTCACTGACGAAATACGACTATTATCAATTGGTGATCATACCAAATGTGACCGAAAGTAGTGCAACTGTTACCAATACGACCAACAATGACGACATTATTAAGTCAGGCCAGCAAAAATCGATGAACCCTCAAGTGATGATTGAGCGGCAACAGCACTTTCACAAATTGTTGTTAGATATTGTAAAGGCTGAACATaacaaatttctgcaaaaccTCAATCCACCGATGAACATCAATCCGGACAAAGTAACGCGTTGGCATCCTGAATTCGATTTGCAAAGCTGTCCGGACGTAGCTCAAAGAGAATTGCCGCAGCCACCAAACgttgaaaagttttcttcaGCCAAAGACATTTTGTCAACCGCTCGTAACTTGTTCGATTGTGCTACACCGAAGGAACGAATGATGCAACGCTACGAGGCAAAGCAAAAGTTGGAAAAGAAACCGGAACTTGTGGAACCGAAAGCTTACGATCCAGTCGCCACTGTTCTGAAAGGTGttccaaaatcactgatcGAACGGATTCGTGCTCGTCAGGCAGCTAAGGCCTTAGATTCGATGACACGTCGGCCGTCGCAGGACCAGGAGAGTAATAATTTTGCAAGACTGCCCGATTTGGCGCGACACATCCGGAACATTTTCGTAACGGAGAGTAAGGGTGTGCTGgatttggattttgttttaacaaaactTGAAAACAGCTACCGTGAACGCATTCCCCGTAATGATATGAAAGACCTGCTCCAATTGCTGGCCAAAGAGACACCGACTAATTGGCTAACATTTCCACATCTACGGGACAGAGATTTCCTGAAGGTAAACAAAAGCGTGGACTTGAGTGAAATCATTAAGCAATTGGAAGCTAAGGCTGAAGAGAAACGCTGA